A window of Trichoderma atroviride chromosome 3, complete sequence contains these coding sequences:
- a CDS encoding uncharacterized protein (EggNog:ENOG41) — MNIENNNVFNNNNNNNNTGGFMEMVFEKEPEPDEGTQGVTEADHRLAQRLTEAGRVPNNNLLIPETGNTEETEVQGNAGYNPAPGIDDEMEVQGDAGHNSENQERTKKMTRAEKYVQGNTLIHNQNGQSGRATRSGAKTVLKWSALDQRLSKACRIAACTVEEVQGNNSMPSPYAPTVSSVEGADPSLYLKVTWQSIAHLFSYYMDGTEENVNKVKGQTNSEKEEINEEDDDMEEDIAKEEEGIAEEDLEDREEELETNRSTKDKNTSNRNEWPAMPKFTKGKVVYIPIAFLHALAAKQNPWPELTSGYNRLWVALRDGLGRLIFCLHDSSWSWHHYTEANRLKIAWRFALGAITPPSGAGGGKPPRYQVVPVGELKIKITAEGEERWRHRTGGAQALFTTFIDEINKKKKTNVDDGKVSLHTEDGIPTGYRLLSEDPFGLYRTYISVEGYNSYMNFLLLGAVTQDKEVETYRSRRKIIDTRALPKRLEKTQEEKERIEKENQDPKDKISPLDRTRINQNSMKAKDKADMDVIRRNGRDAIKRGDTRAKVEEKSSRDIQTLTIINVNARKIELAKGRRQFETKDQGDVMASSAPDTARKLLDWQWIDPKSRIIGRVRTTKRQTDYHPNEMFNGLYIAEWLHLSAYSWGGLADVQPDATVGKEGSSQIHPNFVLGTSETNSAMTRWEKAWQDLIEHEGELLNAAGENGKAYGGQLTIVRHPFRKISKKESTAIVSESDENKGASSTGMQGLDVEQPGPQNNGNEQKPNLKIPAKTGTKVYASFLHDVAHEPAANKPGIIQWAPESTQLDKTLQRAAKEFRWICYQFDYDLHINAVSKILRRRDGFKGSTRFYPFRRMLYHKIEHDLDAKLWKDMLNEALTTTWTL; from the exons ATGAACatagaaaataataatgttttcaacaacaataacaataacaacaacaccGGCGGCTTCATGGAAATGGTCTTTGAGAAAGAGCCAGAACCCGATGAGGGAACGCAAGGAGTGACAGAAGCGGATCATCGACTGGCTCAGAGGCTCACAGAAGCAGGTCGGGTGCCAAACAACAACCTACTCATCCCAGAGACTGGAAATACGGAGGAGACAGAAGTCCAGGGAAATGCAGGATACAACCCCGCCCCAGGGATTGACGACGAGATGGAAGTCCAAGGAGATGCAGGACACAACTCAGAGAACCAGGAGCGCACGAAGAAAATGACGAGAGCAGAAAAGTATGTCCAAGGCAATACCCTGATACACAATCAGAATGGCCAAAGTGGGCGAGCAACCAGATCCGGCGCAAAGACCGTCCTCAAGTGGTCAGCGCTGGACCAAAGACTGAGTAAGGCCTGCAGAATTGCCGCTTGCACAGTCGAGGAGGTCCAGGGGAATAATTCGATGCCGAGCCCTTATGCGCCGACTGTCAGCTCGGTCGAAGGCGCTGATCCCTCACTGTACCTCAAAGTCACTTGGCAGAGCATCGCTCATCTCTTCTCCTATTACATGGACGGAACCGAAGAAAATGTGAATAAAGTCAAGGGCCAAACCAATagcgagaaagaggagatcaatgaagaagatgatgacatgGAAGAGGACATCgcaaaggaggaggagggcatCGCGGAGGAAGATCTGGAGGATCGCGAAGAGGAACTCGAAACCAATCGCTCTaccaaagacaaaaacaccTCCAATCGTAACGAATGGCCGGCGATGCCCAAATTCACCAAGGGCAAAGTTGTCTACATCCCTATTGCTTTCTTGCATGCATTAGCTGCAAAGCAAAATCCATGGCCTGAGCTCACAAG CGGATATAATCGTCTTTGGGTGGCTCTCCGCGACGGGTTAGGCCGTCTGATCTTCTGCTTGCACGACAGCTCCTGGTCATGGCACCACTACACAGAGGCCAACCGGCTCAAGATTGCGTGGAGGTTTGCTCTAGGTGCCATCACACCTCCCTCGGGGGCCGGTGGAGGCAAACCGCCGCGGTACCAAGTGGTGCCTGTGGGTGAGCTGAAGATCAAGATAACAGCTGAAGGCGAAGAGCGATGGCGGCACCGCACTGGCGGGGCTCAGGCTTTGTTCACGACCTTTATCGACGAAatcaacaagaaaaagaaaacaaacgTGGATGACGGAAAGGTATCTCTTCACACTGAGGATGGCATCCCGACTGGCTACCGTCTG CTTTCAGAAGATCCATTTGGTCTTTACAGAACATACATCAGTGTCGAAGGCTATAACTCCTATATGAACTTCCTGCTGCTCGGTGCTGTCACGCAAGACAAGGAGGTTGAAACATATAGATCTCGTAGGAAGATCATCGACACTCGTGCTCTCCCCAAGAGATTGGAGAAAacccaagaagaaaaagaaaggattgaaaaggaaaatcaAGACCCGAAGGATAAGATAAGCCCGTTGGACAGGACGAGGATCAACCAGAACTCGATGAAGGCCAAGGATAAG GCAGATATGGACGTCATCCGGAGAAATGGTAGGGACGCCATCAAAAGAGGCGACACCCGGGCCAAAGTCGAAGAAAAGTCGTCCAGAGACATCCAAACCTTGACCATTATAAATGTGAATGCCCGGAAAATCGAACTGGCAAAAGGTCGACGCCAGTTCGAGACAAAAGATCAAGGAGACGTCATGGCCTCTAGCGCACCAGAT ACAGCCAGAAAACTACTCGACTGGCAGTGGATCGATCCCAAAAGTCGGATCATCGGACGCGTCAGAACCACCAAACGGCAGACGGATTACCATCCAAACGAGATGTTTAATGGCCTTTACATTGCCGAG TGGCTGCACCTATCTGCATACTCTTGGGGTGGTCTCGCCGATGTTCAACCGGACGCCACGGTGGGTAAAGAAGGAAGCAGTCAGATCCATCCGAATTTCGTCCTTGGTACCTCGGAGACCAACTCAGCCATGACCAG ATGGGAAAAGGCCTGGCAAGACCTAATTGAGCATGAGGGCGAGCTACTCAACGCAGCTGGCGAAAATGGCAAAGCGTACGGTGGTCAACTCACCATCGTTCGACACCCATTCCGCAAAATCTCCAAAAAAGAATCCACGGCTATAGTATCCGAGTCCGATGAAAACAAGGGAGCTTCCAGTACTGGGATGCAGGGGTTAGACGTTGAACAACCTGGGCCCCAGAATAACGGAAACGAACAGAAGCCCAATTTGAAGATACCTGCCAAGACGGGAACCAAGGTGTACGCATCCTTCCTGCACGATGTTGCGCATGAACCTGCTGCGAACAAACCCGGGATTATTCAATGGGCTCCCGAAAGCACGCAGCTGGATAAAACCCTCCAGCGAGCGGCAAAGGAGTTCCGCTGGATCTGCTACCAGTTCGACTACGACCTTCACATCAATGCTGTCAGCAAGATCCTTCGCCGCCGGGACGGCTTCAAGGGCAGCACCCGGTTCTACCCGTTCCGAAGGATGCTGTATCACAAGATTGAGCACGACCTGGACGCAAAATTGTGGAAGGACATGCTGAACGAAGCTCTTACGACAACCTGGACTTTATAA
- a CDS encoding uncharacterized protein (EggNog:ENOG41): MREVESRSEKGLQLPTRIRRWRSYQPASNIVYENDLDADNTSQTPSTRPLRKGIELEFVNIAHPLDATSSATISNIRSHAARDIHATRRASALRLKGGERKIRMKVDAGGDSHLSLASPVNIAIPVYNGLLYCCARPITKLEQFLLDYYATSVIPNAGLWCPHGDEEALFRQGVKQYWLPFIITDSGLLAGIFLSSCRNLTLREHQAQADHDYFQIAMMYKVECIRSVNAAIAAERPIISEATIAKTLILCADEFLCKNLNATALHFEGMSKMIKLKGGLPTLGPGGFLRKAIEWCNMENILKNLT, encoded by the exons ATGAGAGAGGTAGAAAGCCGGTCCGAAAAAGGCCTGCAGCTTCCGACGCGAATCCGCCGCTGGAGAAGCTACCAGCCGGCGTCGAATATCGTCTACGAAAATGATTTGGATGCAGACAACACGTCGCAGACGCCATCAACAAGGCCATTGAGGAAAGGGATCGAGTTGGAATTCGTCAACATTGCACATCCGCTTGATGCCACCTCTTCGGCCACCATTTCCAACATTCGGTCACACGCAGCGCGAGATATTCATGCTACGCGTCGCGCGTCGGCTTTGCGGCTCAAGGGAGGCGAGAGGAAGATAAGAATGAAAGTAGATGCTGGCGGAGACTCTCATTTGAGTTTAGCTTCGCCGGTAAATATAGCAATCCCCGTATACAATGGCTTGCTTTATTGCTGTGCCCGACCTATAACAAAGCTTGAGCAATTCCTCCTCGACTACT ATGCAACATCAGTTATCCCAAACGCCGGACTTTGGTGTCcccatggcgatgaggaGGCGCTGTTCCGTCAAGGCGTGAAGCAATATTGGCTTCCCTTTATCATCACAGACAGTGGTTTGTTAGCCGGCATATTTCTATCCTCGTGCCGTAACCTCACTCTTCGTGAGCACCAAGCACAAGCGGACCACGATTACTTTCAAATTGCAATGATGTACAAAGTCGAGTGCATCAGGTCTGTAAATGCGGCTATTGCCGCCGAGAGGCCCATAATTAGCGAAGCTACAATTGCGAAAACGCTGATATTGTGCGCAGACGAA TTTCTATGTAAGAATTTAAATGCTACAGCTCTGCATTTTGAAGGTATGAGCAAAATGATCAAGTTAAAGGGGGGCTTGCCAACTCTCGGGCCTGGTGGGTTTTTGAGAAAGGCCATTGAATGGTGTAATATGGAGAATATCCTAAAAAACCTGACTTGA
- a CDS encoding uncharacterized protein (EggNog:ENOG41): MGAEPIKFEIPDEYRVFLPFNRFPPEIRQQIWHGSVSTPGMHFVKLESRGRHWRWISLNRLAQLITQQQNPEKDDDYDEIAHEVKNEVTPKRLWDTRLVPVSPNQKSDISSYHDLNKQMAALTTVCHESKAVADSLMAKQGALKLSNGKLVALGGVV, encoded by the coding sequence ATGGGCGCCGAACCCATCAAATTCGAGATTCCCGACGAGTACCGAGTGTTTCTGCCTTTCAACCGCTTTCCGCCTGAGATCCGCCAGCAGATATGGCATGGATCCGTTTCGACGCCGGGGATGCATTTTGtgaagctggagagccgGGGCCGCCACTGGAGATGGATATCGCTAAACAGGCTGGCGCAGTTGAtcacgcagcagcagaatccCGAAAAGGACGACGACTACGACGAGATAGCACACGAGGTCAAGAATGAAGTGACTCCCAAACGCCTGTGGGACACTCGCCTCGTGCCCGTGTCGCCAAACCAGAAATCCGACATCTCCAGCTACCATGACCTCAACAAGCAGATGGCAGCCCTCACCACCGTCTGCCACGAGTCAAAGGCCGTAGCCGACAGCTTGATGGCCAAGCAAGGCGCCCTGAAGCTGAGCAACGGTAAGCTGGTTGCCTTGGGGGGGGTCGTCTGA
- a CDS encoding uncharacterized protein (EggNog:ENOG41): protein MQTWLQDRFIRYAKASQLSRHKNPEKVRFGVLACEWDIVPPLSLKAQPTPPAPKGRNKRMLYEEQALRRNRRRVLRQKSRNAQLMKSSTFTANVPFVFGNPNNSVDFTFSLDWRQT, encoded by the coding sequence ATGCAGACGTGGCTACAGGACAGATTTATCCGTTATGCCAAGGCAAGCCAATTGAGCCGCCACAAGAACCCGGAAAAGGTGCGGTTCGGCGTTTTGGCCTGCGAGTGGGATATCGTCCCTCCGCTGTCACTCAAGGCGCAGCCCacgcctccagctccaaaGGGCCGTAACAAGCGTATGCTTTACGAGGAGCAAGCGCTACGTCGAAATCGCCGGCGAGTCCTGCGCCAGAAGTCGCGGAATGCGCAGCTGATGAAGTCGAGTACATTTACGGCCAATGTGCCGTTTGTATTCGGCAATCCAAACAACTCGGTTGACTTTACCTTTTCACTTGACTGGAGGCAGACGTAA
- a CDS encoding uncharacterized protein (EggNog:ENOG41) encodes MELFLTNVPAHLSDDRLRTELEPHTRVLGVVDWLCDKPKGKAHAWISFVSEAEGKRFLQKHESVNTPTQPKIFQNDKRSSQSKAKGVARLHILKTPIYVKKSKREVDKFTLQALEYQKDQRKELAEDLSRRASKDSNNSKNNTNTNTNSSSNTNNNNNSSSSNSSNSNSNSNSTISTPIRGISCGKNIFAGESDTLVFVQQSSSNVKGVAKFGRRALILTLGQEFRVDIAYDTIQDLIAGVSDNSLTFVLSETPRFYEVQAATPTQPGHASHFPKWERQTHISTWPAHDKYVAHCLVYQITLASHYAETLETLKSRNVIAVTRQNLPVLRNPKPFDQDYTTSMSRFEGSIGSAGSGRTKLLPFAILFQVQALVWNNYLHPAIATKLLHLMTSVARDCKRSGTPLPFTTDAMKQLYQKIPYPCPGTEPQDLFEGGAGIHRCRS; translated from the coding sequence ATGGAGCTGTTCTTGACCAATGTGCCCGCTCATCTGTCCGATGACAGGCTCAGGACCGAGCTTGAGCCCCACACAAGAGTCTTGGGTGTTGTCGATTGGCTCTGCGATAAACCCAAGGGAAAGGCTCATGCCTGGATCTCTTTCGTTTCCGAAGCTGAGGGGAAGAGGTTTCTGCAAAAGCACGAGAGCGTCAATACTCCGACGCAGCCAAAGATATTCCAAAATGACAAGAGGTCGTCTCagtccaaggccaagggtgTGGCAAGACTACATATACTCAAGACTCCTATTTAtgtcaagaagagcaagagagaaGTCGATAAATTCACGCTTCAGGCTCTAGAGTATCAGAAGGACCAGCGAAAGGAATTGGCTGAGGACCTCAGCAGAAGGGCTTCAAAAGACTCAAACAACAGCAAaaacaacaccaacaccaacaccaatagcagcagcaataccaacaacaacaacaatagcagcagcagcaacagcagcaacagcaacagcaacagcaactcCACCATCAGCACGCCTATCCGTGGCATCTCTTGCGGCAAAAACATATTCGCAGGCGAGTCTGATACTCTGGTGTTTGTCCAGCAGAGCAGTAGCAATGTTAAAGGCGTTGCAAAGTTTGGCCGCCGCGCCTTGATCCTCACACTCGGACAGGAATTCCGAGTCGACATTGCCTATGACACCATTCAAGATCTCATAGCCGGAGTATCTGATAACTCGTTGACTTTCGTCTTATCCGAGACTCCTAGGTTCTACGAGGTGCAGGCAGCCACGCCAACGCAGCCTGGACATGCTTCACATTTTCCGAAATGGGAACGGCAAACGCACATAAGCACATGGCCTGCTCACGATAAATATGTAGCTCATTGTCTAGTCTACCAGATAACACTGGCTTCGCATTACGCGGAAACCCTCGAAACGCTAAAGTCTCGGAATGTCATTGCTGTCACGAGACAAAATTTGCCTGTACTGAGGAACCCTAAGCCCTTTGACCAAGATTACACTACTAGTATGAGCAGGTTCGAAGGCTCTATTGGGAGTGCTGGTTCAGGGAGAACAAAATTGCTGCCATTTGCTATCCTGTTCCAAGTCCAGGCATTAGTGTGGAACAACTACTTACATCCAGCCATCGCGACCAAGCTGCTTCACCTCATGACTTCAGTAGCCAGAGACTGCAAGAGATCGGGCACTCCACTACCATTCACTACCGATGCCATGAAACAACTGTATCAGAAAATCCCATATCCTTGTCCTGGAACTGAGCCCCAAGATCTTTTTGAGGGGGGAGCTGGCATCCATCGTTGTCGAAGCTGA
- a CDS encoding uncharacterized protein (EggNog:ENOG41): MVTPTRITLHGPDAESMNRVLRMFPNHSDYFMRVIFGDEDGQDLALTSNVKNTLVFERYRKILKDGIQVAGRKFEFLGFSHSSLRSHSAWFVAAFVDDSMNLQNNDTIIKSLGDFSDIRIAAKCAARIGQAFSETPYAVPILKCGINIEYIDDVKTADGKRVFSDGVGTISWDAMEEVWDHLPKASSEATCVQVRLGGIKGMLSLDSRLNGKVICVRKESMMKFPSKDQTEMGICDTASKPMRTYLNRQTIKILEDMGTNSEWFIDQQNKALNVLRNVTTTAANTSTFLKNQMVGTTAGLPRLIRYLSTIGIDYRRERFMKKVVDHTILRELRLLKHKARIPVDMGVTLFGVMDETGFLEEGQIYVTFNESHDHLQGRVKRSLKDGTVLVTRSPALHPGDIQLARMTTPPQGHPLRNLKNCVVFSQKGSRDLPSQLSGGDLDGDLYNVFWDPFVIPKQYFGPADYPRVKPPELDRAVTRDDIADFFVKFMEADILGIIANRHQMLADYQDEGTLSADCVDLAEMHSTAVDYSKTGIAVRHQDMPKPPRMRPDFLAPAPPTRLFDRGEIDHIGDPNENEDDEDGMGMAKHKYYKSLKILGELYRGVDEKKIWANDVQRPVDMSGPPLWDQLSIHVRNALWEEGYSTLDIDYRRQIDHAWKIRDLYESSVSNNMWQFSSNPRVPITEVEAFCGSILNPKGSQTRRERDSSIKLKDEMDNVMSHMVKLISDRSGGVTNADDALSVMSDDDEIGERRAMNAIELSWACMIVGNDKALDKNYRQDELKLESFRVVAACCLVKELNELLTRKNWGRMLKTSGGVCWGVVGQPQSTAWAVADTMMMKVDCFLGILMKL; the protein is encoded by the exons ATGGTCACTCCAACTCGCATTACGCTGCATGGTCCGGACGCCGAGAGCATGAACAGAGTCTTGCGAATGTTCCCAAATCACTCGGATTACTTTATGCGAGTCATATttggggatgaagatggccaggACTTGGCCCTGACCTCAAACGTCAAGAACACATTAGTCTTTGAGCGATACAGAAAGATTCTCAAGGACGGAATTCAGGTTGCCGGTCGAAAATTTGAATTCTTGGGCTTTTCACATTCATCTTTGCGTTCACATTCCGCATGGTTTGTTGCAGCCTTTGTTGACGATTCAATGAACCTTCAGAATAAcgacaccatcatcaaaTCACTCGGCGACTTTAGCGATATTCGCATTGCCGCAAAATGCGCAGCGCGCATTGGCCAAGCTTTCTCCGAGACTCCTTACGCTGTGCCAATCTTGAAATGTGGCATCAACATCGAGTACATTGACGACGTCAAGACTGCAGATGGCAAGCGCGTTTTTAGCGACGGCGTCGGAACCATCTCGTGGGATGCCATGGAGGAGGTATGGGACCATCTCCCGAAAGCCTCGTCAGAAGCCACCTGCGTTCAGGTCCGCCTAGGGGGGATCAAGGGCATGCTCTCGCTTGACTCTCGTTTGAACGGAAAAGTCATTTGTGTGCGGAAAGAATCCATGATGAAGTTTCCCAGCAAAGACCAGACGGAAATGGGCATCTGCGACACTGCCTCCAAGCCGATGCGCACGTATTTGAATCGCCAAACCATCAAGATTCTAGAGGACATGGGAACAAATTCTGAATGGTTTATAGATCAGCAGAACAAGGCACTCAACGTACTACGAAACGTCACTACCACAGCGGCAAACACTAGCACTTTTTTGAAGAATCAGATGGTCGGTACCACTGCGGGCCTTCCCAGGCTCATAAGATACCTCAGTACAATTGGAATCGATTATCGCCGAGAAAGGTTTATGAAAAAGGTCGTGGATCATACCATTTTGCGAGAGCTGCGTCTGTTAAAGCACAAGGCCCGGATTCCCGTGGACATGGGAGTCACTCTCTTTGGTGTTATGGATGAAACAGGCTTCCTAGAAGAGGGCCAGATTTACGTTACCTTTAATGAAAGCCATGACCATCTCCAGGGTCGAGTCAAACGGTCGCTCAAGGATGGGACCGTTCTCGTAACTCGCTCGCCCGCCCTTCACCCTGGAGATATTCAACTTGCGCGAATGACGACACCACCACAGGGGCATCCGCTTCGCAATTTAAAAAACTGCGTCGTCTTCAGCCAGAAAGGGAGCCGCGATTTACCAAGCCAGTTGAGCGGAGGAGATCTTGATGGAGACTTGTACAATGTCTTTTGGGATCCTTTTGTGATCCCCAAACAATATTTTGGCCCGGCAGATTACCCAAGAGTGAAGCCGCCGGAACTGGATCGAGCGGTGACGCGCGATGATATTGCCGATTTTTTTGTCAAATTTATGGAAGCAGACATCTTGGGCATCATTGCCAACAGGCATCAGATGCTGGCTGATTACCAGGACGAAGGAACGCTAAGCGCAGACTGCGTCGACCTCGCGGAGATGCATTCGACTGCGGTCGATTACTCCAAGACCGGTATTGCAGTCAGGCATCAAGACATGCCAAAGCCACCACGGATGCGGCCGGATTT TCTCGCCCCCGCACCTCCGACTCGTTTGTTTGATCGTGGTGAGATTGACCACATCGGAGATCCAAATGAaaacgaagatgacgaagacggaATGGGAATGGCCAAGCACAAATACTACAAGTCGTTGAAAATACTGGGCGAGCTGTACCGCGGCGTGGACGAGAAGAAAATCTGGGCCAATGATGTCCAGCGCCCTGTTGACATGAGCGGGCCGCCGCTGTGGGATCAACTAAGCATCCATGTGCGGAATGCCTTGTGGGAAGAGGGATATTCCACGTTGGATATTGACTATAGGCGTCAGATTGACCATGCGTGGAAAATTCGCGATCT GTACGAATCATCCGTCTCCAACAACATGTGGCAGTTTTCGTCCAACCCCCGCGTCCCCATCACAGAAGTGGAAGCTTTTTGCGGTTCAATCTTGAATCCCAAGGGTAGCCAGACCAGGCGAGAACGGGACTCGTCCATCAAGCTGaaagatgagatggacaaTGTCATGAGCCATATGGTGAAACTCATCAGTGATCGCAGCGGAGGGGTCACAAACGCAGATGACGCCTTATCCGTCATgagcgacgacgatgaaatAGGCGAAAGGAGGGCGATGAATGCGATAGAATTGTCCTGGGCATGTATGATTGTGGGCAACGATAAGGCTCTGGACAAGAATTATCGTCAGGACGAGTTAAAGCTGGAGAGCTTTCGAGTGGTGGCGGCGTGCTGCCTGGTGAAGGAGCTGAATGAGCTTTTGACGAGGAAGAACTGGGGGCGgatgttgaagacgagcgGGGGGGTTTGTTGGGGTGTCGTCGGGCAACCGCAATCGACAGCATGGGCCGTTGCCGatacgatgatgatgaaggtaGATTGTTTTTTGGGTATTCTGATGAAGTTATGA